Proteins from one Corynebacterium testudinoris genomic window:
- a CDS encoding DUF937 domain-containing protein — MTNNISGFLSSLPIDKIANQLGESPDDVRSAAEAIVPTLLMGMGANAQDPNGKESLEKALDGHDPSLVEGEVDVEAIDTEDGAKIAHHIFGSQEEQVVSQLGGLGSGGSSLVNKLIPILAPLAMSWLAGQLTKNSQGGGAQGGLLEQILGQVLGSGNTRATTGGGGGFGEILGGLLGGGRR; from the coding sequence ATGACCAACAACATCAGCGGTTTCCTGTCCAGCTTGCCCATCGACAAGATCGCCAACCAGCTCGGCGAGAGCCCCGACGACGTTCGCTCCGCAGCCGAAGCTATCGTGCCGACTCTGCTCATGGGAATGGGCGCCAATGCTCAAGATCCCAACGGCAAGGAGTCCTTGGAGAAGGCGCTGGATGGCCACGATCCCTCACTGGTGGAAGGCGAGGTCGATGTGGAGGCCATCGACACCGAGGATGGCGCTAAGATTGCCCACCATATTTTTGGCTCCCAGGAGGAGCAGGTGGTCAGCCAGCTCGGTGGCCTGGGCAGTGGAGGCAGCAGCCTGGTGAACAAGCTCATCCCCATCCTCGCGCCGTTGGCAATGTCGTGGTTGGCGGGTCAGCTGACCAAGAACTCCCAAGGCGGCGGTGCCCAAGGTGGGCTGTTGGAGCAGATCCTCGGGCAGGTGCTCGGCAGCGGGAATACTCGAGCCACCACCGGAGGTGGTGGTGGATTCGGTGAGATTCTCGGCGGACTGCTGGGCGGCGGACGTCGATAA
- a CDS encoding AAA family ATPase gives MRIHSLTLDNVRGIDHLELKELPDTGVIVIHGDNEKGKSTILDALHLVLNEKHSAKNKVVKAAKPVDRDVSPSVAVTMSLGPVTFTVEKTWFRDKSARLSLSSPQRQVFTGDEAEAKLKELIAEHLDSDLLSTLFLRQDDLGNSVDALGISSLTRALDGASGTQGAGIEDTGLMAAVNSEYQRYYTATGKQRGELAQAMDDVKAATEENSAAQASAAELDGYVLRHDHVTDTRARATAALPEAVAEAEAAAEVARVAAEAAAKAEALAGEVERAEREFQRATHAVEQRRMLIDAVVLAAAELDRRRAGLEDAAAAAATEAAQLVELGGKLEEAKRQQAVAAANVREARSVARRVEAAVRRDEVAAKHTQVTQLTTQIAELRQEHARLKVSDAHVRAVEEASQELILQQRLREQTTSKLQLTATTPGSVLVNGEEVSIGTEAVSVELERGSEITIGEVTARYLPGLAESAAEEDLVARATARVAELLQDLGCSSLDALRTRRDAYREVAEKLAALERERTSVLSGTDAESLAAELAGLTADGEGSEALPEDLDVAAATANVRATEEELDRLGAEAAELDAALTPWRERQATTALSTLTVRIEAAEQADGAAKKTLADAEEKAGAAELDGDVDKQRAARDAVVEQWRVAQAEVAAADPERAAGLHRTKATRVESLHKQIADSTTQLAELSGRIEMATGAAERLEKAEASLAAASHRLDSVQRRAEAVEMLRNTLHRHRDAARARYAQPFADELSRLARWVFGDDVEFQLSDTLQVTDRTVGEATVGLDFLSGGAKEQLAILTRFAIAELVSREDSDGWVPVPVVVDDALGSTDMHRLALMSTLFEQMGKKGQVIVLTCVPERYHLVQDRTEFAIDDLKMR, from the coding sequence ATGCGCATCCACTCCCTGACCCTTGACAACGTCCGCGGCATTGACCACCTGGAACTCAAGGAACTGCCCGACACCGGGGTTATCGTCATTCACGGCGATAACGAGAAGGGCAAGTCCACCATTCTTGATGCCCTCCACCTCGTTCTCAACGAGAAGCACAGTGCGAAGAACAAGGTGGTCAAGGCCGCCAAACCCGTCGACCGTGACGTCTCTCCCTCCGTTGCGGTGACCATGTCCTTGGGCCCGGTGACCTTCACGGTGGAGAAGACGTGGTTTCGAGACAAAAGTGCCCGCTTGTCCCTGTCCTCCCCGCAGCGCCAGGTGTTCACCGGCGACGAAGCGGAAGCGAAGCTGAAGGAGCTCATCGCCGAGCACCTCGACTCGGACCTGCTGAGCACTTTGTTCCTGCGCCAGGATGACCTGGGCAACAGCGTCGATGCCCTTGGCATTTCCTCCCTCACCCGCGCTCTTGACGGGGCATCCGGTACCCAGGGGGCTGGTATCGAGGACACCGGGCTCATGGCTGCGGTGAATAGTGAATACCAGCGTTACTACACCGCGACCGGCAAGCAGCGCGGTGAGCTGGCCCAGGCCATGGACGACGTTAAGGCAGCCACCGAGGAAAACTCCGCAGCCCAGGCTTCGGCCGCGGAGCTCGATGGTTACGTTCTCCGGCACGACCACGTCACGGATACCCGCGCACGGGCGACCGCGGCGCTGCCGGAGGCTGTGGCCGAAGCGGAGGCCGCCGCCGAGGTGGCCCGCGTTGCCGCCGAGGCCGCCGCGAAGGCGGAGGCGTTGGCGGGCGAGGTAGAGCGAGCTGAGAGGGAATTCCAGCGCGCCACTCACGCCGTCGAGCAGCGCCGGATGCTTATCGACGCCGTCGTTCTCGCCGCCGCCGAACTCGACCGCCGCCGCGCCGGGCTGGAGGATGCGGCCGCGGCCGCGGCCACCGAAGCAGCCCAACTGGTAGAGCTAGGGGGGAAGTTAGAGGAAGCCAAGCGCCAACAGGCGGTGGCAGCAGCCAATGTGCGAGAGGCGCGCTCGGTGGCGCGGCGGGTCGAGGCAGCAGTGCGTCGGGACGAGGTGGCTGCGAAGCACACACAGGTCACGCAGCTGACTACCCAGATCGCGGAGCTACGACAAGAACATGCTCGCCTGAAGGTCTCCGATGCCCACGTCCGCGCGGTAGAGGAAGCCAGCCAAGAACTCATCCTCCAACAACGGCTGCGGGAGCAAACCACATCCAAACTCCAGTTGACGGCGACTACCCCCGGGTCAGTGCTGGTCAACGGCGAAGAAGTCTCCATTGGCACTGAAGCTGTCTCCGTGGAGTTGGAACGCGGAAGTGAAATCACAATCGGCGAGGTCACCGCCCGCTACCTCCCCGGACTGGCTGAATCGGCTGCTGAGGAGGATCTGGTTGCTCGGGCCACCGCCCGGGTGGCTGAACTTCTCCAAGACTTGGGCTGCTCCTCCCTCGACGCACTTCGCACCCGCCGCGATGCCTACCGGGAGGTAGCGGAGAAGCTCGCTGCCCTAGAGCGCGAAAGAACGTCAGTGCTCAGCGGCACCGATGCGGAGTCCCTCGCCGCCGAGCTCGCCGGACTCACAGCCGACGGAGAGGGGAGCGAGGCGCTCCCCGAGGACCTTGATGTCGCTGCCGCCACCGCGAACGTTCGGGCGACGGAAGAGGAACTCGATCGGCTTGGAGCGGAGGCCGCCGAACTCGATGCGGCGCTAACTCCGTGGCGTGAGCGACAAGCCACGACCGCGCTGAGCACGCTGACCGTGCGAATCGAAGCTGCGGAGCAGGCCGACGGTGCCGCGAAGAAAACGTTGGCTGACGCGGAGGAGAAGGCGGGCGCGGCGGAGTTGGACGGGGACGTCGACAAGCAGCGCGCAGCGCGGGATGCGGTGGTCGAGCAGTGGCGCGTGGCCCAGGCCGAGGTGGCGGCGGCCGATCCGGAGCGGGCCGCGGGCCTGCACCGGACGAAGGCGACGCGAGTCGAATCGCTACACAAGCAAATCGCGGATTCGACGACGCAGCTTGCGGAGCTCAGTGGGCGGATCGAGATGGCCACGGGTGCTGCCGAACGCCTGGAAAAGGCGGAGGCGTCGTTGGCTGCCGCGTCGCATCGTCTGGATTCGGTGCAGCGTCGTGCCGAGGCGGTGGAGATGTTGAGAAACACTCTTCACCGGCACCGGGATGCGGCACGGGCCCGCTACGCGCAGCCGTTTGCTGATGAGCTCAGCCGACTGGCTCGGTGGGTGTTCGGCGATGATGTGGAGTTCCAGCTGTCCGACACGCTGCAGGTGACTGATCGCACCGTCGGGGAGGCCACGGTCGGCCTCGACTTCCTGTCGGGCGGGGCTAAGGAACAGCTAGCGATTCTTACTCGCTTTGCCATCGCCGAGTTGGTGTCTCGGGAGGACAGTGATGGATGGGTACCTGTTCCCGTCGTCGTTGATGATGCGTTGGGGTCCACCGATATGCACCGGCTGGCCCTCATGTCGACATTGTTTGAGCAGATGGGAAAGAAGGGGCAAGTTATTGTGCTTACCTGCGTACCGGAGCGTTATCACCTGGTGCAGGATCGAACCGAGTTTGCCATTGATGATTTGAAGATGAGGTAG
- a CDS encoding PspC domain-containing protein encodes MTNEPIYQRRLHRSITDRYVAGVLGGIAETYGWNPTLVRLLFVASFLLPGPQAILYLVAWILMPEA; translated from the coding sequence ATGACTAACGAACCCATCTACCAGCGTCGCCTTCACCGCTCGATCACCGATCGCTACGTCGCCGGCGTCCTCGGCGGCATCGCCGAAACCTACGGCTGGAACCCCACCCTGGTCCGCCTGCTTTTTGTCGCTTCCTTCTTGCTCCCCGGCCCGCAGGCCATTTTGTACCTGGTGGCCTGGATCCTCATGCCGGAGGCCTAA
- a CDS encoding MarR family winged helix-turn-helix transcriptional regulator has protein sequence MATETRWLNDEEQAFWRLMLAATRKIDRVLDDTLEAVSGVSASEFAVLVSISEAPDQTLRLRDLCNSLDWDRSRTSHQITRMERRGLVTKNKSECDARGVEVTLTDEGLKRLSDAAPDHVESVRRVVFDHMTPEQMTALTSFWKGVVDVDNVIGHSGISPGLGAT, from the coding sequence ATGGCTACTGAAACCCGCTGGCTCAATGATGAGGAACAGGCGTTCTGGCGCCTCATGCTCGCCGCCACGCGCAAGATTGATCGCGTGCTCGACGACACCTTGGAGGCCGTAAGCGGCGTCTCGGCCTCTGAATTTGCCGTCCTCGTCTCCATCTCCGAGGCCCCCGACCAGACCCTCCGCCTACGTGACCTGTGCAATTCACTCGATTGGGACCGCTCCCGCACGTCCCACCAGATCACTCGGATGGAACGTCGCGGCCTCGTGACCAAAAATAAGAGTGAATGCGATGCCCGAGGTGTCGAGGTCACCCTCACCGATGAAGGCCTCAAGCGGCTTTCCGATGCCGCTCCCGACCACGTGGAAAGCGTGCGTCGCGTCGTCTTCGACCACATGACCCCGGAACAAATGACGGCGCTGACCTCATTCTGGAAGGGCGTGGTGGACGTAGATAACGTCATCGGGCACTCCGGCATCTCCCCGGGATTGGGCGCCACATAG
- a CDS encoding SWIM zinc finger family protein, whose amino-acid sequence MPQRPSEDNVIYANFGAKTRVSGPADVTAIPQRSRQKMSPGAQVLIDAITSRTDSGRLSRGRKYAAGGHVVTLELLNGRAHAQVAGSQNEPFNVSVVLPYRSSDELSDVAAALARTPNGMKRARQGDLSEELLKVLVTELPEDIRFLCDCPDPAPVCKHEVAVVEVLASRIDADPQLLFEIRGLNLPALEQAVMAQAKGAAKESEDDPQLFWSGRQFPDLPTPRLAPALDDSDLDLLHKAMRIISYTNVEQLRAVSDLEDLYDALCQGGVIDNDS is encoded by the coding sequence ATGCCGCAGCGCCCATCTGAGGACAACGTCATCTACGCCAACTTCGGCGCCAAAACCCGCGTCAGTGGCCCGGCCGATGTCACGGCCATCCCGCAGCGATCCCGGCAGAAGATGTCGCCGGGGGCACAAGTGCTTATCGACGCCATTACCTCCCGCACCGACAGCGGTCGCCTCAGCCGCGGCCGCAAGTACGCGGCCGGAGGCCACGTGGTCACCCTGGAGCTGCTCAACGGTCGGGCACATGCGCAGGTGGCGGGCTCCCAAAACGAGCCCTTCAATGTCTCCGTCGTGTTGCCCTATCGCTCCTCCGATGAGCTCAGTGACGTCGCGGCGGCACTGGCCCGTACCCCGAACGGCATGAAGCGGGCCCGGCAGGGAGATCTGTCCGAGGAATTGCTCAAGGTGCTGGTCACCGAACTCCCGGAGGACATTCGTTTCCTCTGTGACTGCCCCGATCCGGCCCCGGTGTGCAAGCACGAGGTGGCGGTCGTTGAGGTGCTTGCCTCGCGTATTGATGCCGACCCGCAGCTGCTCTTCGAGATCCGGGGGCTGAACCTTCCCGCGTTGGAGCAGGCCGTCATGGCCCAGGCGAAGGGAGCGGCGAAGGAGTCGGAGGATGACCCACAGCTGTTCTGGTCGGGCCGGCAATTCCCCGACCTGCCGACCCCGCGCCTGGCCCCGGCGCTCGATGACTCTGACCTGGATCTTCTGCACAAGGCCATGCGCATTATTTCTTATACCAATGTCGAACAATTGCGGGCTGTGTCCGACTTGGAAGACCTGTACGACGCCTTGTGTCAGGGTGGCGTGATAGACAATGACTCATGA
- the catC gene encoding muconolactone Delta-isomerase, translating to MLFIARMDVSFPDNLTPEQVADFQAREKEYSGNLQAKGTMKGIWRVVGKYSNYSIYDVASNDELQEVLSGFPMYKYMNIEVTPLAQHPNATRDFFA from the coding sequence GTGCTGTTTATTGCTCGCATGGATGTGTCATTCCCCGATAATTTGACACCGGAGCAGGTGGCGGATTTCCAGGCCCGGGAGAAGGAATATTCTGGGAACCTGCAGGCCAAAGGGACGATGAAGGGTATTTGGAGGGTCGTAGGCAAGTATTCGAACTACTCAATTTATGACGTCGCGAGCAACGATGAGTTGCAGGAGGTGCTCAGCGGTTTCCCGATGTACAAGTACATGAACATCGAGGTCACCCCGCTCGCGCAACACCCCAACGCCACGCGCGACTTCTTCGCCTAG
- a CDS encoding YceI family protein — MSNLTGTWVLDPAHTSIAFIARHAMVTKVRGTFDEFEATVVVDEANPANDSAVAVIKTASVHTGNADRDGHVRGDDFFAVEKFPEMTFAATSFNLHGDGSTVTGDLTIKDVTKPVTLDVEIFGVEEDPFGNTRVGFEANTKINRKDFGVDFQAPLASGGVLVSEQITIQIDGSGIKQA; from the coding sequence ATGTCTAACCTCACCGGTACCTGGGTCCTCGATCCCGCCCACACCAGCATCGCCTTCATCGCCCGCCACGCCATGGTGACCAAGGTGCGCGGCACCTTCGATGAGTTCGAGGCCACCGTCGTCGTCGACGAAGCCAACCCGGCCAATGACTCCGCAGTCGCCGTCATCAAGACCGCTTCCGTCCACACCGGCAACGCTGACCGCGACGGCCACGTCCGCGGCGACGACTTCTTCGCTGTGGAAAAGTTCCCGGAGATGACCTTCGCCGCCACCTCCTTCAACCTCCACGGCGATGGCAGCACCGTCACCGGCGACCTCACCATCAAGGACGTGACCAAGCCGGTCACCCTCGACGTGGAGATCTTCGGCGTCGAGGAAGATCCCTTCGGCAACACCCGCGTCGGCTTCGAAGCCAACACCAAGATCAACCGCAAGGACTTCGGCGTCGACTTCCAGGCCCCCCTGGCCTCCGGCGGCGTGCTCGTCTCCGAGCAGATCACCATTCAGATCGACGGTTCGGGCATCAAGCAGGCCTAA
- a CDS encoding metallophosphoesterase family protein: MTSCTFLHTSDLQLGMTRWFLDSDAQGRFDDARLRSIDRLGQVAAEHGCAFIVVAGDVFEHNSLSDRVTGRALERLRALPVPVYLLPGNHDPLVADSVFRRIDVDGVHVLGDSIPVEVAPGVELVGAPLLAKRATTDLVHRALDGLEPTDGIRVMVGHGQAESRSNDIHADLIDLAHVEARLADGTIDYLALGDTHSAQPVGDSGRVWFSGSPEVTDFRDLATAGGGETNSGKALVVEVTKSSASDASVVVEEVPIGEWTFEALDRELASAADVAEFLAALDAYPHKDRTVIKYGLRGTLTMTDTRQLETGVAARTPVFAALYERERLTDLHVEPGEEELADLGLSGFAATALTELVSAADEDPTARDAVNLLFRLSQES, translated from the coding sequence ATGACGTCATGCACGTTCCTCCACACCTCTGACCTGCAATTGGGAATGACCCGGTGGTTCTTGGACTCTGATGCCCAGGGCCGGTTCGATGATGCCCGCCTCCGCTCGATCGACCGGCTCGGCCAGGTGGCGGCCGAGCACGGCTGTGCCTTCATCGTCGTCGCCGGTGATGTGTTTGAACATAACTCTCTGTCTGACCGGGTGACCGGCCGCGCACTGGAGCGCTTGCGGGCGTTGCCCGTGCCCGTGTATCTGCTGCCCGGCAACCATGACCCGCTGGTGGCGGATTCGGTTTTCCGCCGCATCGACGTCGATGGGGTCCACGTCCTGGGGGACTCCATTCCGGTGGAGGTGGCCCCGGGGGTGGAGCTCGTCGGGGCGCCCTTGTTGGCCAAGCGCGCGACGACTGACCTGGTGCACCGGGCACTCGATGGCCTCGAGCCCACCGATGGGATCCGGGTGATGGTGGGCCATGGCCAGGCGGAATCCCGCTCCAATGACATCCACGCCGACCTCATTGATCTGGCCCACGTCGAGGCCCGGCTCGCTGACGGCACCATTGACTACCTGGCGTTGGGGGACACCCATTCCGCGCAACCTGTGGGCGACTCCGGGCGAGTGTGGTTTTCGGGGTCACCGGAAGTTACTGATTTTCGTGATCTGGCCACCGCCGGCGGGGGCGAGACCAACTCTGGCAAGGCCCTCGTTGTGGAGGTGACTAAATCCTCGGCGTCGGATGCGTCCGTCGTGGTGGAGGAAGTCCCGATCGGGGAGTGGACCTTCGAGGCGCTTGACCGTGAGCTGGCGTCCGCCGCGGATGTGGCGGAGTTCCTGGCGGCCCTTGACGCCTATCCCCATAAGGACCGCACCGTGATCAAATACGGTCTGCGCGGAACTCTCACCATGACCGATACCCGTCAGCTCGAGACCGGAGTGGCGGCTCGCACCCCCGTCTTCGCCGCCCTCTACGAACGTGAGCGCCTCACCGACCTGCACGTGGAACCGGGGGAGGAGGAGCTCGCCGATCTCGGCCTGTCCGGTTTCGCGGCCACCGCGTTGACCGAGTTGGTCAGCGCAGCCGACGAGGACCCCACCGCCCGCGACGCCGTCAACCTCCTCTTCCGTCTGTCACAGGAGTCCTAG